A DNA window from Delphinus delphis chromosome 6, mDelDel1.2, whole genome shotgun sequence contains the following coding sequences:
- the LOC132427700 gene encoding LOW QUALITY PROTEIN: steroid hormone receptor ERR2-like (The sequence of the model RefSeq protein was modified relative to this genomic sequence to represent the inferred CDS: deleted 2 bases in 1 codon): protein MVVYLLLSQLPERISADDRHLVSSCGSFIKTEPSSPSSGIDALSHHSPSGSSDASGGFGLALGAHANSLDLLPMFVGTGLGGTPYRKGYEDCAGGIMEDSAIKCQYMLNAIPKSLCLVCGDIASGYHYSVASCEACKAFFKRTIQGNIEYSCPATNECEITKRRRESCQACRFKVGKCLKVGIMLKEGVRLDRVRGGRQKYKRRLDSESSPYLSLQISPPAKKPLTKIASYLLVAEPDKLYAMPPPGMPEGDIKALTTLCDLADRELVVIIGWAKHIPGFSNLSLGDQMSLPQSAWMEILILGSVHRSLPHDDKLVYAEDYAEDYITDEERSRLAVLLELYRAILQLVHSYKKLKVKEEIVTLKALALANSDSMYIEDLEAVQKLQDLLHEALQDYELCQRHEKPWRMSKLLLTLPLLRQTAAKAVKHFYSLKLQGKVPMHKLFLEMLEAKV from the exons ATGGTTGTCTACTTACTCCTCAGCCAGCTCCcagag AGAATATCCGCAGACGACCGGCACCTGGTCTCCAGCTGCGGCTCCTTCATCAAGACCGAGCCGTCTAGCCCGTCCTCGGGCATCGATGCCCTCAGCCACCACAGCCCCAGCGGCTCGTCCGACGCCAGCGGCGGCTTCGGCCTGGCCCTGGGCGCCCACGCCAACAGTCTGGACTTGCTGCCCATGTTCGTGGGCACCGGGCTGGGAGGCACCCCCTACCGCAAGGGCTACGAGGACTGTGCCGGCGGCATCATGGAGGACTCGGCCATCAAGTGCCAGTACATGCTCAACGCCATCCCCAAGAGCCTGTGCCTCGTGTGTGGGGACATCGCCTCCGGCTACCACTACAGCGTGGCCTCCTGTGAGGCCTGCAAGGCTTTCTTCAAGAGGACCATCCAAGGGAACATTGAGTACAGCTGCCCGGCCACCAACGAGTGTGAGATCACGAAACGGAGGCGCGAGTCCTGCCAGGCCTGTCGCTTCAAAGTGGGGAAATGCCTCAAAGTGGGGATAATGCTGAAGGAAGGTGTGCGCCTTGACCGAGTGCGTGGAGGCCGCCAGAAATACAAGCGCCGGCTGGACTCAGAGAGCAGCCCGTATCTGAGCTTACAGATTTCTCCTCCTGCTAAAAAGCCATTGACTAAAATCGCCTCCTACCTGCTGGTGGCTGAGCCGGACAAACTCTACGCCATGCCACCCCCTGGCATGCCAGAGGGTGACATCAAGGCTCTGACCACTCTCTGTGATCTGGCAGACAGGGAGCTCGTGGTCATTATTGGCTGGGCCAAGCACATCCCAGGCTTCTCCAACCTCTCTCTGGGGGACCAGATGAGTCTGCCACAGAGTGCCTGGATGGAGATCCTCATCCTGGGCAGCGTGCACCGCTCGCTGCCCCATGACGATAAGCTGGTATATGCTGAGGAC TATGCTGAGGACTATATCACGGACGAGGAGCGCTCCCGCCTCGCGGTACTGCTGGAGCTCTACCGGGCCATCCTACAGCTGGTGCACAGCTACAAGAAGCTCAAGGTGAAGGAGGAGATTGTGACGCTcaaggccctggccctggccaaCTCAGATTCCATGTACATCGAGGATCTGGAGGCGGTCCAGAAGCTGCAGGACCTGCTGCATGAGGCGCTGCAGGACTACGAGCTGTGCCAGCGCCACGAGAAGCCATGGAGGATGAGCAAGTTGCTGCTGACGCTGCCCCTGCTTCGGCAGACAGCTGCCAAGGCCGTGAAGCACTTCTACAGCCTCAAACTGCAAGGCAAGGTGCCCATGCACAAACTCTTCCTGGAGATGCTGGAGGCCAAGGTCTGA